The following coding sequences lie in one Pontibacter sp. G13 genomic window:
- a CDS encoding formylglycine-generating enzyme family protein has translation MITPNNHPHPIHDPIGHLLTNMIPIEGGTFLMGSENGSADEKPVHPVTIPSFELARYPVSLALWKQVMGTKHERSFLQGLFPVERVSWSDCQKFIQRLNNRLGDTFRLPSEAEWEYAARGGEVASLRQLEYAGSDDLHEVAWFWDNSFRQTQLGSALLPNPLGLVGMSGNVWEWCQDTWNSSYEGAPDDGSAWEEVDSSRVVRGGSWDNSDLFTRVAYRFDLLPEDRNRIIGFRLARK, from the coding sequence ATGATCACCCCCAACAACCACCCCCACCCCATCCACGATCCTATCGGCCACCTACTCACCAATATGATCCCGATCGAGGGAGGGACCTTCCTCATGGGCAGTGAAAATGGGAGTGCTGATGAAAAACCAGTTCATCCTGTAACTATCCCCTCCTTTGAGCTGGCCAGATACCCCGTCAGTCTTGCGCTCTGGAAGCAGGTGATGGGCACAAAACATGAACGGAGTTTCCTGCAGGGGTTATTCCCTGTAGAGCGGGTTTCATGGAGTGATTGCCAAAAGTTCATCCAACGCTTGAATAACAGGTTGGGCGACACATTTCGTCTTCCTTCAGAAGCGGAATGGGAGTATGCTGCCCGAGGCGGTGAAGTTGCCTCCTTGCGTCAGTTGGAATATGCGGGAAGCGATGATTTGCATGAGGTAGCCTGGTTTTGGGACAATTCATTTCGCCAGACTCAATTAGGTTCCGCATTGCTGCCCAATCCCCTTGGGCTGGTAGGGATGTCTGGGAATGTTTGGGAATGGTGTCAGGATACATGGAATAGTTCTTATGAGGGAGCGCCTGATGATGGTTCGGCTTGGGAGGAAGTAGACTCCAGCCGTGTGGTTCGTGGAGGGAGTTGGGACAATTCTGACCTCTTCACTCGTGTGGCCTATCGCTTCGACCTTCTCCCCGAGGATCGCAATCGCATTATCGGTTTTCGCCTCGCCAGGAAATAG
- a CDS encoding formylglycine-generating enzyme family protein: MVLIEGGTFRSKKRKIPSFQLARYPVSLALWEKVMGRHQQGYFQHPLLPVESVSWNDCKTFIVKLNDELEASFRLPTMNEWMYAAQARATIDKKMKYAGSNDASEVSWEKKNDFSHLHNGRTKLPNPNGLIGMSGGISEWCSDIQTDSHEEYGPNGLEWKAFGPYYSAIGKGRIGTHIGTSPSNPSKRIGLRLVRNKN, translated from the coding sequence ATGGTCCTGATAGAGGGAGGGACGTTTCGCTCCAAAAAACGGAAAATCCCCTCTTTTCAATTGGCTAGATACCCGGTCAGCTTGGCTCTTTGGGAAAAGGTTATGGGAAGACATCAGCAAGGTTATTTTCAACACCCATTATTGCCTGTTGAGAGTGTTTCGTGGAATGATTGCAAAACGTTCATTGTGAAACTGAATGATGAACTAGAGGCCTCCTTTCGCCTACCAACCATGAATGAATGGATGTATGCTGCCCAAGCGAGAGCGACCATTGACAAAAAAATGAAATATGCCGGAAGCAATGATGCATCCGAAGTAAGTTGGGAGAAAAAAAATGATTTCAGCCATTTACACAATGGGAGAACCAAACTTCCCAATCCTAACGGACTGATCGGAATGTCTGGAGGTATTTCGGAGTGGTGTAGTGATATCCAAACTGATTCACATGAGGAATATGGACCGAACGGTCTCGAATGGAAAGCATTTGGCCCGTATTATTCGGCAATTGGAAAAGGAAGAATTGGCACTCACATCGGGACAAGTCCATCAAACCCTTCCAAAAGAATTGGGTTACGCCTCGTCAGAAATAAAAATTGA
- a CDS encoding IS5 family transposase: MTIQSIGKSTINRQIVRHLSRRKRGPKPKVEYWRIVKAILFKLKTGVQWRELPMSAFSPKVKISWNTALYHFNKWSKDGSWERLWLAILKAEKKHLDMSSVQFDGSHTLAKNGGSAVSYQGRKKARTTNMLILADSQGIPLACSDPIKGNHNDLFEVEKWLSKILATLKAAGIETEGLFLNADAGFDGENFRSFCEAQGVIMNAPPNKRNSKGFDENEYLFDDELYRCRFVIERTNAWIDGFKNLIIRYSVNPMNWKSWHLIAFSIIFLRNVPGGWVKP; the protein is encoded by the coding sequence ATGACCATTCAAAGTATCGGCAAATCTACGATAAATCGTCAAATAGTCAGGCATCTTAGTCGAAGGAAACGTGGCCCCAAACCCAAGGTCGAATATTGGCGAATTGTCAAGGCAATCTTGTTCAAGTTGAAAACCGGGGTTCAATGGCGGGAGTTGCCGATGTCTGCATTCAGTCCCAAAGTTAAAATTAGCTGGAATACAGCGCTTTACCATTTCAATAAATGGTCGAAGGACGGCAGTTGGGAGCGGTTGTGGCTGGCTATCCTCAAAGCAGAAAAAAAGCATCTGGACATGTCCTCTGTCCAATTTGATGGAAGTCATACCTTGGCCAAGAATGGAGGCAGTGCTGTCTCGTACCAAGGTCGGAAGAAGGCCCGGACCACAAACATGCTGATATTGGCCGATTCACAAGGCATTCCTTTGGCCTGCTCCGACCCGATCAAGGGCAACCACAATGACCTTTTTGAGGTAGAAAAATGGCTGTCGAAAATCTTGGCAACTTTGAAGGCGGCAGGCATCGAAACCGAAGGCCTTTTCTTGAATGCGGATGCTGGATTTGATGGGGAGAATTTCAGGTCATTCTGTGAGGCACAGGGAGTAATCATGAATGCTCCACCAAACAAGCGCAATTCAAAGGGCTTCGATGAAAATGAGTATCTATTTGATGATGAGCTTTATAGATGTCGGTTCGTCATAGAACGCACCAACGCTTGGATAGACGGGTTCAAAAATCTGATCATCCGATACTCAGTAAATCCAATGAATTGGAAATCTTGGCACCTCATTGCCTTTTCAATTATCTTCCTGCGGAATGTGCCGGGAGGATGGGTAAAACCTTAA
- a CDS encoding Crp/Fnr family transcriptional regulator, whose amino-acid sequence MTPHQETFIRYFSQISPLTVEEAEGIAQSMQTKTFQKGEYLLRQGQVSGSTFFILEGCVREYTVKDIEEQTTHFFTEGQWAISLNSFGTDQAATHNWVCVEKTTVVVGDEQQAQQLFQQFPRFETISRTIMEAAFSEQKAALTSYYTDTPEERYLKVLQQRPGLIQRVPQYHLASYIGVKPESLSRIRKRIASKEG is encoded by the coding sequence ATGACCCCGCATCAAGAGACCTTCATCCGATATTTCTCCCAGATTTCCCCGCTCACGGTGGAAGAAGCCGAGGGAATTGCCCAAAGCATGCAGACCAAAACCTTCCAGAAAGGCGAGTATCTGCTCAGGCAAGGACAGGTGTCGGGCAGTACCTTTTTCATCCTCGAAGGGTGTGTCCGGGAGTATACCGTCAAGGATATCGAGGAGCAGACCACCCATTTCTTCACCGAGGGGCAATGGGCGATATCGTTGAATAGCTTTGGGACGGATCAGGCCGCCACCCACAATTGGGTGTGCGTCGAAAAGACGACGGTAGTGGTGGGCGATGAACAACAAGCGCAGCAACTCTTCCAGCAGTTCCCGAGGTTCGAGACGATTTCGCGCACCATCATGGAAGCCGCCTTTTCGGAGCAAAAAGCAGCCCTGACTTCCTACTACACCGACACGCCCGAGGAGCGCTACCTGAAGGTTTTGCAACAGCGTCCCGGCCTCATTCAGCGCGTCCCCCAATATCACTTGGCCAGCTATATCGGCGTCAAACCAGAGTCCTTGAGCCGCATTCGCAAGCGGATAGCCTCCAAAGAAGGATAA